One Actinoplanes missouriensis 431 DNA segment encodes these proteins:
- a CDS encoding MEDS domain-containing protein has protein sequence MAGLLERLNPGDHACLVAGDEPALTRSVAAYVRAGLHARQRVLYLGGGENRGGESVLAELAEQGVDVRSAVAAGRLRVTPAAGEYVHGGAFDVEAAVDHWRTEAERARADGFRGLRAFGDMSWAARSGRTAMLPHYEARVNRLFAEGFAMGVCLYDRRLFGASELRDIIRSHPCTITAQTHPEGVPLLRAVRVGTPEGIGVRLEGEADLSNRRALHVVLEHLAEETGETLIVDVAGLRFADSAAVRTLLGIAGGGRRLRMLGCSPVLRRLMLLHGAGPLVEFL, from the coding sequence ATGGCCGGCCTCCTCGAGCGCCTCAACCCGGGTGACCACGCGTGTCTGGTCGCCGGTGACGAACCGGCGCTGACCCGCAGCGTGGCCGCGTACGTCCGAGCCGGCCTGCACGCCCGTCAGCGCGTCCTCTACCTGGGCGGCGGCGAGAACCGCGGCGGCGAGAGCGTCCTGGCCGAGCTGGCTGAGCAGGGCGTCGACGTGCGGTCGGCGGTCGCGGCCGGCCGGTTGCGGGTCACCCCGGCCGCCGGGGAGTACGTGCACGGCGGCGCCTTCGACGTGGAGGCCGCCGTCGACCACTGGCGTACCGAGGCCGAGCGGGCCCGGGCCGACGGGTTCCGCGGCCTCCGGGCGTTCGGCGACATGTCCTGGGCGGCCCGGTCCGGGCGCACCGCGATGCTGCCCCACTACGAGGCCCGGGTGAACCGGCTCTTCGCGGAGGGGTTCGCGATGGGCGTCTGCCTCTACGACCGGCGGCTCTTCGGGGCGAGCGAGCTGCGCGACATCATCCGCTCGCACCCCTGCACGATCACCGCGCAGACCCATCCTGAAGGTGTGCCGCTGCTGCGGGCGGTGCGGGTCGGCACGCCGGAGGGCATCGGGGTGCGGCTGGAGGGCGAGGCCGACCTGTCGAACCGCCGGGCCCTGCACGTGGTGCTGGAGCATCTGGCCGAGGAGACCGGCGAGACGCTGATCGTGGACGTCGCCGGCCTGCGGTTCGCCGACTCGGCCGCCGTGCGCACCCTGCTGGGGATCGCCGGGGGCGGCCGGCGGCTGCGGATGCTCGGCTGTTCCCCGGTGCTGCGACGGCTGATGCTGCTGCACGGCGCCGGGCCGCTGGTGGAGTTCCTTTAA
- a CDS encoding polyprenyl synthetase family protein: protein MTVVNDFIDPGVRDAISDFLGDVESELRASVVSPEPLVSEVAAHLVEAGGKRFRPLVVALGAHFGAADRAAAISSAVVMELTHLATLYHDDVMDEALMRRGAASANSRWTNSIAVYVGDYLLARAASMAADLGEEAVRLQARTLAQLVRGQLAETVGPRGDDPIRHHLRVIEDKTACLIATSARLGGMAAGLPGPQLATLEAFGTSIGIAFQLSDDLLDIASDSEQSGKTPGTDLREGVPTLPVFYALEAADTGADARRLKELLSSGPLVDDALHAEALFLLRESAALKQARETVHGYAEEARRHAAALPSGAARRTLDGLCHYIADRSG, encoded by the coding sequence ATGACGGTGGTGAACGACTTCATCGACCCGGGCGTCCGGGACGCGATCTCCGATTTCCTGGGGGACGTGGAGTCCGAGCTGCGCGCCTCGGTGGTCAGCCCGGAGCCCCTGGTGTCCGAAGTGGCGGCCCATCTCGTGGAAGCCGGCGGCAAGCGGTTCCGGCCGCTGGTGGTGGCCCTCGGCGCCCACTTCGGCGCGGCGGACCGGGCCGCGGCGATCTCCTCGGCGGTGGTCATGGAGCTCACCCACCTCGCCACGCTCTACCACGACGACGTGATGGACGAGGCGCTGATGCGTCGGGGCGCGGCCAGCGCCAACTCCCGCTGGACCAACTCGATCGCGGTCTACGTGGGTGACTATCTGCTGGCCCGGGCCGCCTCGATGGCGGCGGACCTGGGCGAGGAGGCGGTGCGGCTGCAGGCCCGGACCCTCGCTCAGCTGGTCCGCGGCCAGCTCGCCGAGACGGTCGGTCCGCGCGGCGACGACCCGATCCGGCATCACCTGCGGGTGATCGAGGACAAGACCGCCTGCCTGATCGCCACGTCGGCCCGGCTCGGCGGGATGGCCGCCGGGCTGCCGGGCCCCCAGCTGGCGACGCTTGAGGCGTTCGGCACCTCGATCGGGATCGCGTTCCAGCTCTCCGACGACCTGCTCGACATCGCGTCGGACTCCGAGCAGTCCGGCAAGACCCCCGGCACCGACCTGCGCGAGGGCGTCCCGACGCTGCCGGTGTTCTACGCGCTCGAGGCCGCCGACACCGGGGCCGACGCGCGGCGGCTCAAGGAGCTGCTCTCCTCCGGTCCGCTCGTCGACGACGCGCTGCACGCGGAGGCGCTCTTCCTGCTGCGTGAGTCGGCCGCGCTGAAACAGGCCCGGGAAACCGTTCACGGGTACGCCGAGGAAGCGCGCCGGCACGCCGCGGCTCTGCCGTCCGGGGCGGCCCGCCGGACGCTCGACGGGCTCTGCCACTACATCGCGGACCGGAGCGGCTGA